From Candidatus Methylomirabilota bacterium, a single genomic window includes:
- a CDS encoding HDIG domain-containing protein: MAALSLDRLGRAQRDALRAVLAAAPRGSAPVLVGGAVRDAWLARAARFGPADLDLAVPAGALDLARALAARLGGAFVPLDAGRGTARVVAAGVRVDVADWRGATLAGDLAARDYTVNALAVPVRELLRDGTAPVVDPTGGLADLRARRLRPPDPRVLAEDPLRALRGVRLEAQLGLRLTPRTVSAIREVAPALANVAPERVRDELLLVLALPAAAKALRRLDALGLLSVIVPEVEPMRATAQPAPHRFPVLEHSLRAAAGADLVLARTVELPPFGEALARHMAEELGGGVTRGQALKLAALLHDVAKPETRRVIGGRVRFFEHDVVGAARVRAIGARLRLPARAAGVLERLVRHHLRPMHLEAAGRVTRRAGYRFYRDLAEDAQDLLLLALVDAAAVTGASPLGVWRRAGLLRDLLAGFPQQQAVRAAPPLLRGQDVMDRLALPPGPAIGALLARVREAQDLGRVRTRADALAYLDSLAGEP, encoded by the coding sequence ATGGCCGCGCTGAGCCTCGACCGGCTGGGCCGCGCGCAGAGGGACGCGCTGCGCGCCGTCCTCGCGGCGGCGCCGCGCGGGAGCGCGCCCGTCCTCGTCGGCGGTGCCGTGCGCGACGCGTGGCTCGCCCGCGCGGCGCGCTTCGGACCGGCCGACCTCGACCTCGCGGTGCCCGCGGGCGCCCTCGACCTCGCGCGGGCGCTCGCCGCGCGGCTCGGCGGCGCCTTCGTGCCCCTCGACGCCGGGCGCGGCACCGCGCGGGTCGTGGCGGCGGGCGTGCGCGTGGACGTCGCGGACTGGCGCGGGGCGACGCTCGCCGGCGACCTCGCCGCGCGCGACTACACGGTGAACGCGCTCGCGGTCCCGGTGCGCGAGCTCCTGCGCGACGGCACGGCGCCGGTGGTCGATCCCACGGGCGGGCTCGCCGATCTCCGCGCTCGGCGCCTGCGCCCGCCGGACCCGCGCGTGCTGGCCGAGGACCCGCTGCGCGCGCTCCGGGGCGTGCGGCTCGAGGCGCAGCTCGGCCTCCGCCTGACGCCGCGGACCGTCTCTGCCATCCGTGAGGTCGCGCCCGCGCTCGCGAACGTGGCGCCGGAGCGGGTGAGGGACGAGCTGCTCCTCGTGCTGGCGCTCCCCGCCGCGGCGAAGGCGCTCCGGCGGCTCGACGCGCTCGGCCTCCTCTCCGTGATCGTGCCCGAGGTGGAGCCCATGCGCGCCACCGCCCAGCCCGCGCCCCACCGCTTTCCCGTCCTCGAGCACTCGCTTCGCGCCGCGGCGGGCGCCGACCTCGTGCTCGCCCGCACGGTCGAGCTCCCGCCCTTCGGCGAGGCGCTCGCCCGCCACATGGCGGAGGAGCTCGGCGGCGGCGTCACGCGTGGCCAGGCGCTGAAGCTCGCCGCCCTGCTGCACGACGTGGCGAAGCCCGAGACCCGGCGCGTGATCGGCGGGCGCGTCCGCTTCTTCGAGCACGACGTGGTCGGTGCCGCCCGCGTGCGCGCGATCGGCGCGCGGCTGCGCCTGCCCGCCCGCGCCGCCGGGGTGCTGGAGCGGCTCGTGCGCCATCACCTGCGCCCGATGCACCTCGAGGCCGCCGGCCGGGTGACCCGCCGCGCGGGCTACCGCTTCTACCGCGACCTCGCGGAGGACGCGCAGGACCTCCTGCTCCTGGCGCTCGTCGACGCCGCCGCGGTGACCGGCGCCTCGCCGCTCGGCGTCTGGCGCCGCGCCGGCCTCCTGCGCGACCTCCTGGCCGGCTTCCCGCAGCAGCAGGCCGTGCGCGCGGCGCCCCCGCTCCTCCGCGGTCAGGACGTGATGGACCGCCTGGCGCTGCCGCCCGGGCCGGCGATCGGCGCGCTGCTCGCGCGGGTGCGCGAGGCGCAGGACCTCGGACGGGTGCGGACGCGCGCGGACGCGCTCGCCTACCTTGACTCTCTCGCGGGCGAACCCTAA
- a CDS encoding ATP-dependent DNA ligase yields the protein MTELGRLATLVGELETRPARLEKLRLVAEFLRALPPGEVPTAVAFLTGRAFPASDPRVLGVRGLPDVDAPTAGPPLELGDVAREFAAVADAQGPGSRRAREERLRALAARASEPERAVLRRIIGGEMRTGVSDGLVLEAIARAAGVPVAAARRAALLVGDLSTVAELALGGGAAALAATVARPGVPLLPMLAEIAEDFDEVLAAHGGRTALEYKYDGARIQLHHDGARVAVWSRRLSDVTRSLPDVVALARGLDGAPFILDGEVVALDPAGRPLPFQELMRRFRRTHEVEALVREMPLAIHFFDCLLADGRSLIDARYERRWEELARVTGGRHLAERLLVGDAEAARAFFERALAAGHEGVMAKDPRSPYEPGGRGKRWFKLKTAEMVDCVIVAADRGSGRRTGWLSNYHLAVRDGDAFADVGKTFKGLTDAQFAAMTERLRALATGDDDGYTVRVRPEVVVEVAYNEIQKSPTYPSGLALRFARITRIRDDKGPGQATTLDELRRLYEGQFRTKGRRGP from the coding sequence GTGACCGAGCTCGGGCGCCTGGCGACGCTGGTCGGCGAGCTCGAGACGCGCCCGGCGCGGCTCGAGAAGCTGCGGCTCGTCGCCGAGTTCCTCCGCGCGCTGCCGCCGGGCGAGGTGCCGACCGCCGTCGCCTTCCTGACCGGCCGCGCGTTCCCGGCCTCCGACCCGCGCGTCCTCGGCGTGCGCGGGCTCCCGGATGTGGACGCGCCGACCGCCGGGCCGCCGCTCGAGCTCGGCGACGTCGCCCGGGAGTTCGCGGCCGTGGCCGACGCGCAGGGACCGGGCTCCAGGCGGGCGCGGGAGGAGCGCCTGCGCGCCCTCGCGGCCCGGGCGAGCGAGCCCGAGCGCGCGGTGCTCCGCCGGATCATCGGAGGGGAGATGCGCACGGGCGTCTCCGACGGGCTCGTCCTCGAGGCGATCGCCCGCGCGGCCGGGGTGCCGGTCGCCGCGGCCCGGCGGGCCGCGCTGCTGGTCGGCGACCTCTCGACGGTCGCGGAGTTGGCACTCGGCGGCGGCGCCGCGGCCCTCGCCGCCACCGTCGCGCGGCCCGGCGTCCCGCTCCTGCCGATGCTCGCCGAGATCGCGGAGGACTTCGACGAGGTGCTGGCCGCCCACGGCGGACGCACCGCGCTCGAGTACAAGTACGACGGCGCGCGGATCCAGCTCCACCACGACGGCGCGCGCGTCGCCGTCTGGTCGCGCCGCCTGTCCGACGTGACGCGGAGCCTGCCCGACGTGGTCGCGCTCGCCCGCGGGCTCGACGGCGCGCCCTTCATCCTCGACGGCGAGGTCGTGGCGCTCGACCCGGCGGGCCGGCCGCTGCCGTTCCAGGAGCTGATGCGGCGCTTCCGCCGCACGCACGAGGTCGAGGCGCTCGTGCGCGAGATGCCCCTCGCGATCCATTTCTTCGACTGCCTGCTGGCGGACGGCCGCTCGCTCATCGACGCGCGCTACGAGCGGCGGTGGGAGGAGCTCGCGCGCGTGACCGGCGGGCGCCACCTCGCGGAGCGCCTGCTCGTCGGCGACGCCGAGGCCGCGCGCGCCTTCTTCGAGCGCGCGCTGGCCGCGGGCCACGAGGGCGTGATGGCGAAGGACCCGCGGAGCCCGTACGAGCCCGGCGGGCGCGGCAAGCGCTGGTTCAAGCTGAAGACCGCGGAGATGGTGGACTGCGTCATCGTCGCCGCCGACCGCGGCTCGGGCCGGCGCACCGGGTGGCTCTCGAACTATCACCTGGCCGTGCGCGACGGCGACGCCTTCGCCGACGTCGGCAAGACCTTCAAGGGGCTGACCGACGCCCAGTTCGCCGCGATGACCGAGCGCCTGCGGGCCCTCGCGACCGGCGACGACGACGGCTACACCGTGCGCGTGCGGCCCGAGGTCGTCGTCGAGGTGGCCTACAACGAGATCCAGAAGAGCCCCACGTACCCCTCGGGCCTCGCCCTCCGCTTCGCGCGGATCACGCGCATCCGCGACGACAAGGGGCCGGGGCAGGCGACGACGCTCGACGAGCTGCGGCGCCTCTACGAGGGCCAGTTCAGGACGAAGGGCCGGCGCGGGCCCTAG
- a CDS encoding enoyl-CoA hydratase-related protein, whose translation MALKLRKVRYEKKGHIAYVTIDNAEHENCLEETVDRDLWSVWRDFRDDPKLYVAILTGAGTKSFCAGSDLRYYVETISRRSPEWNRRRAQEGPNLGGITKGIDVWKPIIAAINGYCLAGGMELAMACDIRIAADHAKFGVVNRRWNVGAESGLTQRLPHIVGLGVALDLLITGRWFDAKEAYRIDFVSRVVRRARLMEECTKLAERICEYPQSSLRTDKEACIRGLGRTLEEGLRLENTLWNTNLGLPDTLNGPKAFIEKRKFVPTQEV comes from the coding sequence GTGGCACTCAAATTACGCAAGGTCCGCTACGAGAAAAAGGGGCACATCGCCTACGTCACGATCGACAACGCCGAGCACGAGAACTGCCTCGAGGAAACCGTGGACCGCGACCTCTGGAGCGTGTGGCGCGACTTCCGCGATGATCCCAAGCTCTACGTCGCGATCCTGACCGGCGCGGGAACGAAGTCGTTCTGCGCGGGCTCGGACCTGCGGTACTACGTGGAGACCATCTCGCGGCGGTCGCCTGAGTGGAACCGGCGGCGCGCGCAGGAGGGGCCGAACCTCGGCGGCATCACCAAGGGGATCGACGTCTGGAAGCCGATCATCGCCGCGATCAACGGCTACTGCCTCGCGGGCGGCATGGAGCTCGCGATGGCCTGCGACATCCGCATCGCCGCCGACCACGCGAAGTTCGGCGTCGTCAACCGCCGCTGGAACGTCGGCGCCGAGTCGGGCCTGACCCAGCGGCTGCCGCACATCGTCGGCCTGGGCGTGGCCCTCGACCTCCTGATCACGGGGCGCTGGTTCGACGCGAAGGAGGCCTACCGCATCGACTTCGTGAGCCGCGTGGTGAGGCGCGCGCGGCTCATGGAGGAATGCACGAAGCTCGCCGAGCGGATCTGCGAGTATCCGCAGTCCTCGCTCCGCACCGACAAAGAGGCGTGCATCCGCGGCCTCGGCAGGACGCTCGAGGAGGGGTTGAGGCTCGAGAACACCCTCTGGAACACGAACCTCGGGCTCCCCGACACCCTGAACGGGCCCAAGGCGTTCATCGAGAAACGGAAGTTCGTCCCGACGCAGGAGGTGTAG
- a CDS encoding ATPase domain-containing protein, whose translation MTDRVSTGLPKLDAMLGGGLLPGTLACVYGATGIGKTHLGLTFADHGRVADGARGVVLDMNGRGDSQQHDEYAARLFGWPLGEWTHTVTPMSDPYPPPGQLEAFYSNALRWVGRARDFQVPTPDGGVEFDWNWKAMYNHALYTVRPFLYFHFAAGARRVVVDGVEPMDSPADSIQFFMFDELYRKTIHRDAETLGMEICLPVWKHRAFIDAHRYDHARVTTLLLVTTEETRIEDLLARKVATGDVGATANTIVVLGSERVGNRLARMLSVVKHRSSAMSDEIVEFRITPAGIEM comes from the coding sequence ATGACCGACCGCGTCTCCACCGGGCTCCCGAAGCTCGACGCGATGCTCGGCGGCGGCCTCTTGCCCGGCACCCTCGCCTGCGTCTACGGCGCCACCGGCATCGGCAAGACCCACCTCGGCCTCACCTTCGCCGACCACGGCCGCGTGGCCGACGGCGCGCGCGGGGTCGTGCTCGACATGAACGGCCGCGGCGACTCGCAGCAGCACGACGAGTACGCCGCGCGCCTCTTCGGGTGGCCGCTCGGGGAGTGGACGCACACCGTGACGCCGATGAGTGATCCGTACCCGCCGCCCGGCCAGCTGGAGGCGTTCTACTCCAACGCCCTCCGGTGGGTCGGGCGCGCCCGCGACTTCCAGGTGCCGACGCCCGACGGCGGCGTCGAGTTCGACTGGAACTGGAAGGCGATGTACAACCACGCCCTCTACACGGTGCGCCCGTTCCTCTACTTCCACTTCGCCGCGGGCGCGCGCCGCGTGGTGGTGGACGGCGTCGAGCCCATGGACTCGCCGGCTGACTCGATCCAGTTCTTCATGTTCGACGAGCTCTATCGCAAGACGATCCACCGCGACGCCGAAACGCTCGGCATGGAGATCTGCCTGCCCGTGTGGAAGCACCGCGCGTTCATCGACGCCCACCGCTACGATCACGCGCGCGTCACCACACTCCTGCTCGTCACCACGGAGGAGACGCGGATCGAGGACCTGCTCGCGCGGAAGGTCGCCACCGGCGACGTGGGCGCGACGGCGAACACGATCGTCGTGCTCGGCAGCGAGCGCGTCGGGAACCGGCTGGCACGGATGCTCAGCGTCGTCAAGCACCGCAGCAGCGCCATGTCCGACGAGATCGTCGAGTTCAGGATCACGCCCGCCGGCATCGAGATGTAG